From a single Pseudobutyrivibrio xylanivorans genomic region:
- a CDS encoding glycosyltransferase family 8 protein, which translates to MSAKRVNVNKRAVKKGNDIIPIVFSANAKYAPYIAVTITSIMKNASKDREYRFYVLYTELPATTILRLEDICGENYKTECVNVQEFCKDGMYSSAYFSIEMYYRIMIPEIFKQYDKVLYLDCDIVAVHDVSELYDVDLGDNLIGAVRNLMHDKMKKYIILSLGLDTDKYINSGVILFNCDQCRKEHYTDESFKLLAKRQDFRYPDQDLINMMSVDRIYYLDPRWNFTWHYRHLQESKNLELHLNDEDMANFYEYEKNPYLIHYTGEVKPWSNVNKYLSDYFWKYAAESNFYNLFLNRLINVNKESSSNKRYDDSINALNKCLVDAQARIDAMEKRINTLSANNTSFSNEIIENYEQDKYLCKYNDVIGSKSYKLGRMITFPIRKPVDFIVSVKRSGFGATIKRFPGKMNLYKNILLGRA; encoded by the coding sequence ATGAGCGCCAAAAGAGTCAATGTAAATAAAAGAGCAGTGAAGAAAGGAAACGATATTATTCCAATAGTATTTTCTGCAAATGCTAAATATGCTCCTTATATCGCAGTTACAATTACTTCAATTATGAAGAATGCATCAAAGGATCGAGAGTATAGATTTTATGTATTGTATACAGAATTGCCAGCTACAACAATTTTAAGACTAGAAGATATTTGTGGAGAAAACTATAAAACAGAGTGTGTAAATGTTCAGGAATTCTGTAAAGATGGAATGTATTCTTCAGCATATTTCTCTATTGAGATGTACTACAGAATCATGATTCCTGAAATTTTCAAGCAGTACGATAAAGTTCTCTATCTTGATTGTGATATTGTTGCAGTTCATGATGTATCTGAATTATATGATGTTGATTTAGGAGATAATTTAATTGGTGCAGTTAGAAATCTAATGCACGATAAGATGAAAAAATATATAATTCTTTCTTTAGGATTAGATACAGATAAGTATATTAATTCAGGAGTTATCTTATTTAACTGTGACCAGTGTAGAAAAGAACATTATACAGATGAATCATTTAAGTTATTAGCAAAGAGACAGGATTTTAGATATCCAGATCAGGATTTAATAAACATGATGAGTGTTGATAGAATTTATTATTTGGACCCAAGATGGAACTTTACATGGCACTATAGACATTTGCAGGAAAGTAAGAATTTAGAACTTCATCTGAATGATGAAGATATGGCAAATTTCTATGAATATGAAAAGAATCCATACTTAATACATTACACAGGTGAAGTTAAGCCTTGGAGTAATGTAAATAAGTATCTTTCAGATTATTTTTGGAAATATGCAGCGGAGAGCAATTTCTATAATCTTTTCTTGAATAGATTAATAAATGTTAATAAAGAATCTAGCAGCAATAAGAGATATGATGATTCGATAAATGCCCTAAATAAATGTCTTGTTGATGCTCAAGCAAGAATTGATGCTATGGAAAAAAGAATTAATACTTTATCTGCAAACAACACAAGTTTTTCAAATGAAATAATCGAGAACTATGAGCAGGATAAGTATTTATGTAAGTATAATGATGTGATTGGTTCAAAGTCGTATAAATTGGGGAGAATGATTACATTTCCAATAAGAAAGCCAGTAGATTTTATAGTATCGGTAAAAAGAAGTGGCTTTGGAGCGACAATAAAAAGATTTCCTGGAAAAATGAATTTGTATAAAAATATTCTTTTAGGGAGAGCATAA
- a CDS encoding CDP-glycerol glycerophosphotransferase family protein — MKANKKKLLLVTYDMTYSGTPHASMNLAIAVSDVYDIDVWTYNTGPFSDEFKNLGIGVREIDEQFLYAKDFKSIIKQYDCVIVYTLFCIDFALRVQDYIKTFLYLMEGSNIPQLCKDCNIDEEKIQKVNNLVCVSEYVRDYLKHRYDIDNVDIIHNYIEPIKKIRKKTRATKIKFLVSGTVERRKGQDIAIKAFSLLPQELRFRAELYILGDIPSWSECYYSELLQYVCENIYFLDGLKELKALYDFYQTIDVFLVPSRDESCSLVALEGAMLGKPIIVTENTGAKYLVENNSKNIIANEDIDGLSRLMAEYILNQRSIKRDGKKVNKVYRKKATRKVVASEIKKTIISGENDMSEVIRCICSVVMDLDEKSNELEETIESINDQVLEDNTYVQLFIKGVDDLSSININNERVRVYLWKDFLAYANKGEWLSYCRAGDRFTPMYFANTYQYIRNSMRVFVLPYYNTNDTHFLTKEYYDNGRIIDISKQPNTMIDYYDSVWIPRKFYNISLFEDASPTIAFMQNVYYTILQENKLQTIGTNLSEAVFATDFAKRNPIPSKAVLQNVYLRMINFGLAKNGSVSKNVQHMLLNLFKDFIANRYNINNLVTEFGDDLEEYREMALYCVSYISRDVLKNDKKLSLEQKLFVLRQGQGCESKYITQDNVLYYSNTMENIKIKYSPIVEYMFGAIDKSKLLIEATLFVPFVPEDFSIKLKYRDEFYDVRLRHNKKPEVLFDTAVISERIFFDAEIPLSDDGEITCYMFIGDEQIECTRYMYSRFFPVSMQFAEQYYTKNNWLLKCNVAKLMIAKATGEKIYECESAYKKNMSFNNQYLRDYYHSHKKQKQVWLIWDRPDAAGDNGEALFRFLIGNKKASEEYYFIINENCDDYERLRALYGSNVVATGSMKHKCLFVISDVLIGSQTDGVMWPVEEKLFRDIVSKKPFIFLQHGITKNDMSANYSKYYQNIRLFVAAGVPEYEETRNIANYGFDEGMVKLLGFPRFDYLEKRESKYIAILPTWRKYCVEKDSSGKQSIKDNFTECDYFQFYSKLLSDEELLKTCRKYGYKLLLMQHNVMKSTDSFFDANDCIEIADENWTYNRVISEAAILVTDYSSVSYDVAYLNKPVIYCQFDEEKFYKTHTYQEGYFDYKRDGFGPVVYDEKTAMKSIVNYIKNDCDVEKEYQRRVDDFFGYRDTNNCLRVSNAIREAIREVI; from the coding sequence ATGAAAGCGAATAAAAAGAAACTATTACTTGTAACATATGATATGACGTATTCTGGAACGCCACACGCGTCCATGAATTTGGCAATCGCTGTTTCAGATGTATATGATATCGATGTATGGACTTATAATACTGGACCATTCTCGGATGAATTTAAAAACCTTGGAATTGGGGTTCGCGAGATAGATGAACAGTTTCTGTATGCCAAAGATTTTAAATCAATAATTAAACAGTATGATTGTGTAATTGTGTATACGCTTTTTTGCATCGATTTTGCTTTGAGAGTACAGGATTATATAAAAACCTTTTTGTATTTAATGGAAGGCAGCAATATTCCACAACTTTGTAAAGACTGTAATATTGATGAGGAAAAAATACAAAAAGTAAATAATCTTGTATGTGTAAGTGAATATGTAAGAGATTATCTAAAGCACAGATATGATATAGATAATGTTGATATAATTCATAATTATATTGAGCCTATAAAAAAGATTCGAAAAAAAACTCGTGCTACAAAAATAAAATTTCTAGTTTCTGGTACAGTGGAACGTAGAAAAGGACAAGATATTGCAATTAAAGCATTTTCATTATTGCCACAGGAATTACGATTCAGAGCAGAGTTGTATATTCTGGGTGACATTCCAAGTTGGTCAGAGTGTTATTATTCAGAATTATTACAATATGTTTGTGAGAACATCTATTTCTTAGATGGACTAAAAGAACTAAAAGCTTTATATGATTTTTACCAAACTATAGATGTGTTTCTGGTACCTTCACGAGATGAGTCTTGTTCTCTAGTTGCTTTAGAAGGTGCAATGTTAGGAAAACCTATAATAGTCACGGAAAACACAGGAGCTAAATACCTAGTTGAAAACAATTCAAAAAATATTATTGCAAATGAAGATATTGATGGATTGTCTAGATTGATGGCTGAATACATTCTTAATCAAAGAAGTATCAAAAGAGATGGAAAAAAAGTCAATAAAGTGTATAGAAAAAAAGCTACAAGAAAAGTTGTGGCTTCAGAAATAAAAAAAACAATAATTAGCGGAGAAAATGATATGAGTGAAGTAATTAGGTGTATTTGTTCGGTAGTGATGGACTTAGATGAAAAGTCGAATGAATTAGAGGAGACTATTGAAAGCATCAATGATCAAGTATTGGAAGACAATACTTATGTTCAGTTGTTTATAAAGGGAGTTGACGATTTATCGAGCATAAACATAAATAATGAACGAGTTAGAGTATATTTATGGAAAGACTTCCTTGCCTATGCAAATAAGGGAGAGTGGCTTAGCTATTGTCGTGCTGGTGATAGATTTACGCCTATGTATTTTGCTAATACATATCAGTATATTAGAAACTCAATGCGTGTGTTTGTATTACCATATTACAATACCAATGACACTCATTTTTTAACAAAAGAATATTATGATAATGGTAGAATTATCGATATTTCCAAACAGCCAAATACTATGATTGATTATTATGATTCAGTTTGGATTCCTAGAAAATTTTACAATATATCTTTGTTTGAGGACGCATCTCCTACAATTGCATTTATGCAGAATGTATATTATACAATTCTGCAGGAAAATAAATTGCAGACTATTGGAACGAATCTATCAGAAGCTGTTTTCGCGACAGATTTTGCAAAAAGAAATCCTATTCCATCAAAAGCTGTATTGCAAAATGTATACTTACGTATGATTAACTTTGGCCTTGCAAAGAATGGTAGTGTATCAAAAAATGTACAGCACATGTTACTCAATCTTTTCAAGGATTTTATTGCTAATAGATATAACATTAATAATCTTGTAACTGAATTTGGTGATGACCTAGAGGAGTATAGAGAGATGGCTCTATACTGCGTTTCTTACATCAGTAGAGATGTATTGAAAAATGATAAGAAGTTATCTTTAGAACAAAAATTATTTGTATTGAGACAGGGACAGGGTTGTGAGAGTAAATATATAACACAAGATAATGTTTTATATTATTCAAATACAATGGAGAATATAAAGATAAAGTATTCACCTATAGTTGAATATATGTTTGGCGCAATAGATAAATCTAAATTGCTGATTGAAGCTACACTGTTCGTTCCATTTGTTCCAGAAGACTTTTCTATTAAGCTTAAATATCGTGATGAGTTTTATGATGTTCGCTTAAGACATAATAAAAAGCCAGAGGTATTGTTTGATACTGCAGTCATTTCAGAGAGAATATTCTTTGATGCTGAAATTCCATTAAGTGATGATGGAGAAATTACATGTTACATGTTTATTGGAGATGAGCAGATTGAATGTACAAGATACATGTATTCAAGATTTTTCCCAGTATCAATGCAGTTCGCAGAACAGTATTATACAAAGAATAATTGGCTTCTTAAATGTAATGTTGCTAAGTTGATGATAGCAAAAGCAACTGGTGAAAAGATTTATGAGTGCGAATCGGCTTATAAAAAGAATATGAGTTTTAATAATCAGTATTTAAGAGATTATTATCATTCTCATAAAAAACAAAAGCAAGTTTGGCTAATTTGGGATAGACCTGATGCAGCGGGTGATAACGGAGAAGCGTTATTTAGATTTTTAATTGGAAATAAAAAAGCTTCAGAAGAGTATTACTTTATTATCAATGAAAATTGTGATGATTACGAAAGACTTAGAGCTTTGTATGGTAGCAATGTAGTGGCTACAGGAAGTATGAAACACAAATGTTTATTTGTAATAAGTGATGTGTTGATTGGCTCACAGACAGACGGAGTAATGTGGCCTGTTGAGGAAAAGCTCTTTAGAGATATTGTATCTAAAAAACCTTTTATATTCTTACAGCATGGAATTACTAAAAATGATATGTCTGCAAATTATTCAAAATATTATCAGAATATAAGATTATTTGTAGCAGCTGGTGTTCCTGAGTATGAAGAAACACGTAATATTGCAAATTACGGCTTTGACGAAGGAATGGTTAAGCTTTTAGGTTTCCCAAGATTTGATTATCTTGAAAAAAGAGAATCAAAATACATAGCTATATTACCTACATGGAGAAAGTATTGTGTTGAGAAGGATAGTAGCGGAAAGCAGTCTATAAAGGACAACTTCACTGAATGTGACTATTTCCAGTTCTATTCGAAGTTATTGTCAGATGAAGAATTATTAAAAACATGTAGAAAATATGGTTATAAATTATTATTGATGCAACATAATGTTATGAAATCTACAGATTCATTCTTTGATGCAAACGATTGCATAGAAATTGCTGATGAGAACTGGACTTACAACAGAGTAATATCAGAAGCTGCTATATTAGTAACAGATTATTCTTCTGTTTCGTATGATGTTGCATATTTAAATAAACCTGTAATTTACTGTCAGTTTGATGAGGAAAAGTTTTATAAAACTCATACTTATCAAGAAGGTTATTTTGATTATAAACGAGATGGTTTTGGTCCAGTAGTTTATGATGAAAAGACAGCTATGAAGTCAATTGTTAATTATATAAAGAACGATTGCGACGTTGAAAAAGAATACCAAAGACGAGTGGATGATTTCTTTGGATATAGAGATACTAATAACTGCTTACGTGTAAGTAATGCTATTAGAGAAGCCATTAGGGAGGTAATATAA
- a CDS encoding ABC transporter permease, with translation MRENINKVRQNFFIIRQISYKDSVKKTAETNLGFFWNIFNPFIYMIVLSLYYQNIITHDIDKFPAFVFVGIIIYNFYNSASKGAMRCLVSNKNLIVRAKVSPDIFICEKIFSAWKEVLYSFIAYIPIIIYFHVKLSWRVVILIPIFLLMIMTICGMGKILAVAYVFFADVDYLYSIFIMLLFYVSGVFLPLDHMPIQFQQVLSYNPIFLSIYLTRDALLYSQASHWTAWLKLLIWAFGLMLFGSWLFEKNRNRIIGKL, from the coding sequence ATGAGAGAGAATATTAATAAAGTAAGGCAGAATTTTTTTATTATAAGACAGATAAGTTATAAAGATAGCGTTAAAAAGACAGCAGAAACTAATCTCGGTTTTTTCTGGAATATTTTTAATCCTTTTATCTACATGATAGTTTTGTCTTTGTACTATCAAAATATAATTACGCATGATATCGATAAGTTCCCTGCTTTTGTTTTTGTAGGTATTATTATCTACAATTTTTATAATTCCGCATCTAAAGGCGCCATGCGATGTTTGGTTAGTAATAAAAACTTAATAGTTAGAGCTAAAGTTTCACCAGATATTTTTATTTGTGAGAAGATTTTTTCGGCATGGAAAGAAGTTTTATATTCGTTTATTGCATACATTCCAATAATAATATATTTCCATGTGAAACTGTCATGGCGAGTTGTTATTCTAATCCCTATTTTCTTATTAATGATTATGACTATTTGTGGAATGGGGAAAATATTAGCAGTTGCATACGTTTTTTTTGCAGATGTTGATTATTTATATTCTATATTTATAATGCTGTTATTTTATGTATCTGGAGTATTTTTGCCTCTAGATCATATGCCAATACAGTTCCAACAAGTCTTATCGTATAATCCTATTTTTTTATCAATTTATTTAACGAGAGATGCGTTGTTATATAGTCAGGCTTCTCATTGGACTGCTTGGTTAAAATTGCTAATTTGGGCATTTGGACTAATGCTATTTGGTAGCTGGTTGTTTGAAAAGAATAGAAATCGCATTATAGGAAAACTGTAA
- a CDS encoding ABC transporter permease, which produces MEYGLKQYVFVIRELTAREIKRKYSRSVLGILWSVLNPLLFMFVMSFVFSGYSTNKSMYPLYFITGYTIWTLFNTATTTAMTALEDNKSLLQKTKLPRELFVLSRDYTAFVNLGFSLIALFVVLIVFQVRISWTILLLPITVISELVFTIGISLILATVYVFYKDIKFLWHNLIVALVHMMAIYMPIERYPEYLIGFTRNNPIFIFADLSRQCVIYGTYDFQEMIKMVCWSAAALVAGILTLKLKENEIIQKI; this is translated from the coding sequence ATGGAATATGGTTTAAAGCAATATGTTTTCGTTATTCGAGAACTCACTGCCAGGGAGATAAAGAGAAAGTACTCGCGAAGTGTGCTGGGGATACTGTGGTCGGTATTGAATCCATTGCTTTTTATGTTTGTCATGAGTTTTGTATTTAGTGGATATTCTACTAATAAGTCTATGTATCCACTATATTTTATAACGGGATATACAATATGGACTTTATTTAATACGGCGACAACAACAGCAATGACAGCTCTAGAAGACAATAAGTCTTTATTGCAAAAGACAAAGCTGCCTCGTGAATTATTTGTATTATCGCGAGACTACACAGCTTTTGTTAATCTTGGTTTTTCACTTATTGCTTTGTTTGTAGTATTGATAGTATTTCAGGTTCGTATTAGTTGGACAATACTATTATTACCAATAACGGTTATTTCAGAACTTGTCTTTACAATTGGGATTTCATTAATCCTTGCAACAGTGTATGTATTCTATAAAGATATAAAATTTCTTTGGCATAATCTCATAGTTGCGCTAGTTCACATGATGGCTATCTACATGCCTATTGAAAGATATCCAGAGTATCTAATAGGTTTTACAAGAAATAATCCTATTTTTATTTTTGCAGACTTATCAAGACAATGCGTTATATATGGGACATATGATTTTCAAGAGATGATTAAGATGGTTTGCTGGTCTGCAGCGGCATTGGTTGCCGGTATATTGACATTGAAGTTAAAAGAAAACGAGATAATACAGAAAATATAA
- a CDS encoding ABC transporter ATP-binding protein, with translation MRRHNIRGLAAALTMVCCVSLCSNYAYAAGSEVSFGSSEYNEEEDSKFPIGVYITTEDSNQDYHIELKYDKNRMQYIKGGNSEEDGVIVLEGSGLSSRRKYMLSFETLSGGNAYITVVDGYTCDADGSNRKPIENLTSVDVFIEGEDTVGELEEELEVEETPIDETEEEVLPETEVVEAQSSVEEKESESQDEMKLTGSILKVVEATVGYVPIILGVLCAAAGIILTLIGFEIWNTLQEDKAEKAAGNRSAARDRVNNTNSFEIEDLDESDTVISVKNVTMKFKVATQSTSGIKDYFIQLLKRNISYREFCALDDVSFDVSKGEVVGIIGTNGSGKSTILKIVSGALRPTSGKVEVDRKKVQLLTLGTGFDMELTGRENVYLNGAIIGYSKAFLDEHYDEIVKFAELEDFMDEKVKNYSSGMVSRLGFAIATAGDAAEILILDEVLSVGDEFFRKKSLKRVKEMIHGGSTVLMVSHGMGTIRDNCSKVVWIEKGKLRMVGKPEVVCKAYQHMNEVDSSDNAPKKISEVS, from the coding sequence ATGAGAAGACATAATATTAGAGGCCTTGCCGCTGCACTGACAATGGTTTGCTGCGTATCACTTTGTTCAAATTATGCCTATGCTGCTGGTAGCGAGGTGAGCTTTGGATCAAGTGAATACAATGAAGAGGAAGATTCCAAATTTCCAATTGGAGTTTACATAACTACTGAAGATAGTAATCAGGATTATCATATTGAGCTCAAGTACGACAAGAACAGAATGCAGTACATCAAGGGTGGAAATTCTGAGGAAGATGGAGTTATCGTACTTGAGGGAAGTGGATTATCTTCCAGAAGAAAATACATGCTTTCATTTGAAACACTTTCAGGTGGAAATGCATATATTACAGTAGTTGACGGTTACACCTGCGACGCAGATGGTTCCAATAGAAAACCTATTGAGAACCTGACTAGCGTTGATGTATTCATCGAAGGTGAAGATACCGTTGGGGAGTTAGAAGAAGAGCTAGAGGTAGAAGAAACACCAATAGACGAGACCGAAGAGGAAGTTTTACCTGAGACAGAGGTTGTCGAAGCTCAGAGTAGTGTTGAAGAAAAAGAAAGTGAAAGTCAAGACGAAATGAAATTAACAGGTAGTATTTTGAAGGTAGTGGAAGCAACAGTTGGATATGTGCCAATTATTCTCGGTGTTTTATGCGCCGCAGCAGGAATTATTTTGACACTTATCGGTTTTGAAATCTGGAATACCTTACAGGAAGACAAGGCTGAGAAGGCAGCGGGCAACCGTAGTGCTGCTCGCGATAGAGTTAACAATACAAACAGTTTTGAGATTGAAGACTTGGATGAGTCAGATACAGTAATTTCTGTAAAGAATGTGACTATGAAATTTAAGGTTGCGACACAGAGTACATCTGGTATCAAGGATTATTTCATCCAGTTGTTAAAGCGAAATATTTCTTACAGAGAATTCTGTGCATTGGATGATGTCAGCTTTGATGTTTCTAAGGGAGAGGTCGTTGGAATCATCGGTACTAATGGTTCTGGTAAGTCAACTATCCTCAAGATTGTATCTGGAGCTCTTCGTCCTACATCTGGAAAGGTTGAGGTTGATAGAAAAAAGGTCCAGCTTCTTACATTAGGAACTGGTTTTGATATGGAGCTTACAGGCCGCGAGAATGTTTATTTGAACGGAGCCATCATTGGTTATTCGAAAGCATTTTTAGACGAGCACTACGATGAAATTGTTAAGTTTGCAGAGCTTGAGGATTTCATGGATGAAAAGGTTAAAAACTATTCAAGTGGTATGGTTAGCCGTCTTGGATTTGCTATAGCTACGGCTGGTGATGCCGCAGAAATCCTTATTCTTGATGAGGTACTTTCAGTTGGTGATGAGTTCTTTAGAAAGAAGAGCTTAAAGCGAGTTAAGGAAATGATTCACGGAGGTAGTACAGTACTTATGGTTAGCCATGGTATGGGTACTATCAGAGACAATTGCTCAAAGGTTGTTTGGATTGAAAAGGGTAAGCTTAGAATGGTTGGCAAGCCTGAGGTAGTATGCAAGGCATATCAGCATATGAACGAGGTCGATTCAAGCGATAACGCTCCAAAGAAGATCAGTGAGGTGTCTTAA